A single Cygnus atratus isolate AKBS03 ecotype Queensland, Australia chromosome 11, CAtr_DNAZoo_HiC_assembly, whole genome shotgun sequence DNA region contains:
- the CTXN2 gene encoding cortexin-2, whose product MMSSNYCSNTSTSMSVNEMSAFPLTLEQKTGFAFVGILCVFLGLLIIRCFKILLDPYSSMPSSTWEDEVEGLDKGTFEYALA is encoded by the coding sequence ATGATGAGCAGTAATTACTGCAGCAACACTTCAACCAGCATGAGTGTCAACGAAATGTCTGCCTTCCCTCTGACTTTAGAGCAAAaaactggttttgcttttgtgggaattttgtgtgttttcttggGACTCCTAATTATCAGATGCTTCAAAATCTTGCTGGACCCCTACAGTAGTATGCCTTCTTCTACGTGGGAAGATGAAGTTGAGGGGTTGGATAAAGGGACATTTGAATACGCTCTTGCATGA